In Thermobaculum terrenum ATCC BAA-798, the DNA window GTGCATCTGCTTGAGAGTATCCAAAACTACATCATGCAGATTGACTGGTCTGTATGTTAGGTTTACCTGTCCTGCGTCTGCTCTCGCCAGCATCAACAGATTAGAGACCAGACGGCTTAGCCTGGACACCTCACCACGTATGTTCTCTAACCCTTCCCTGACATCAGGGGGTAGGTTTGGATCCATAAGCATCACTTCCGCATTCCCCCTGATGGTTGTCAAAGGAGTGCGAAGCTCATGAGAAGCGTCTGCTACAAACCTCTTTTGGCTTTCAAAAGCCTTCTCAAGCCTGTTTAGCAGGGAGTTGAAAGTACGAGCTAGTCTATTGACCTCAAGTACTCCATAATCTGCAGGCAACCTCTTACTAAGATCATCGACACCGATCTTACGCGTATCCTCGACGATGCGGGAAAATGGCCTAAGTGCCTGCCATGCTAGGAAATATGCCAATACCCCTGCGGATACCGAGGCTATCGCCCCACCAAGTATGAGTATGGTCTTTAACCTAGCGAGTATCCTGTCGACGGGTTCAAGACTCCTACCCACCTGGAGATACCCAAGCACCTCAGTCCCATATTTGACAGGCCTAGTAAGCACTCTCATCCTACTACCATCATCCAGCATCACCGTCTGCAGCACGGGACGCTTAACTCTCTTGAGGAAACCAGGATTAGCATCGGGGATGTTAGTATCACTTATGGTGGGAGCTAAGGGTAATCCATCAGGACCATATAACCTGAGTTGGACGCTCTCCTCGCTCTGCCGGCCCAAGTTTATTACAGCTATCAAACGTTCGATCTGTTCAGCTATATCAGTATCAGTATCTGAAACCAAGTACTGGGATACCTGCTGGGAATATTCTTTTAGAGATCCATCGATAGAATCATGTAAGGTGCGCTCTACTATGTGCTCTATTCCCACACTGAGAGCTGAGACTATAAGTAGTACTGTGACCGTATAGCTAAATGCCAAAAAGGATCGAATACTTGGGAACATTCCACTTTACCATTTATAGGATAGCTTCCTGATGAAAGTATATCCCACAAAAGGCACACATGAGGTTAGCGCATGCAAAGTTTAGCTTAAAAAGCAAAAGGCCGCTTTCGCGGCCGGTGGGCTCGGCAGGATTCGAACCTGCGACCTTGCGGTTATGAGCCGCTTGCTCTAACCGCTGAGCTACGAGCCCATGCAAAAGTAATTATAGCAACGCATGTGATGTTTGTGTAGGAGATATTCATGAGCCCTATGCAGTTTGGCTCGAACTTCAAGAACAGTTTCATGTAGGAAAAGAGGTTTTGTCAGCTAGATCAATGCGCATAATTCTATTCTGATACCACCTGCTTTTATTGAAAGCAGGATCAAATAAATCTGACCTTAGCTTATCACTATCTATCGGGGAAGCCTGCACGCATGCCACCATCCACAAGGAGTACTGCACCGTTGCAGAATCCTGCTTCATCGGATGCAAGGAATGCTACGGCGGAGGCTACATCCTCTGCAGTGCCATATCTGCCGATAGGCGGTAGAGGCCATTCATGCCAGTGATCAGCAGGCCTTATCTCCCCACCCGGCAAGGTCATGTGCTTCATTCCGGGAATGGTATCTCCAGGGCATACGCAGTTGGACCGCACCCCCAGCAGCCCTCCATCCAGCGCGAACATCCTGGAGAGCATGATCACGGCGGCCTTGCTCACGGAGTAGGCACCAGCCATCCTCTCCCCGATTACGCCAGCATCCGAAGCTACATGCACCATACACCCCTTCCGTTCGGCAAGCAACGGCAAGGCTGCACGTGCGTGCAGGAAGTACCCCTTCACATTTACGTCCATGATACGGTCCCAATCGTCTTCGCTAGTCTCAGATATAGGGGCTACGAGCCCTACACCTGCGTTGTTTACTAGTACGTCGAGGCCACCATACAGAGCTACCACCTGCTCCATGACGGACGCGACATCATCAGCACTGGAGGCATCAGCTGATATGAAGCTGCAGGGACCTAAAGAAGAGAGGCGAGTCTCCGCATCCTTGCCCTTTTCTCTATCCCTGCCTGTGATCAAAACGCTTGCACCTTCTTTCAGGAAACAGGTCGCTATCTGGAGACCTATACCGCTCGTGCCACCCGTTACTATCACAGATCTACCTTCGAACCTGCGACCCATCCCCTACAGCCTCCTCAGAGAGGACGAACCTTTCAATAGCTTCTGCCACACCATCTTCATCGTTCGAACTTACAACAGCATTAGCCAGCTCTCTTACAGGTGATATGGCATTTCCCATGGCCACACCTAGACCTGCTGCCTCCATCATTTCAAGGTCGTTTATCTGATCTCCTATAGCCATGACCTCATCCATGCTGATACCGTAGCTAGCAGCTAAGTGTCTCAGCGCCTTGGCTTTAGAAGCACCTACGTTGAGT includes these proteins:
- a CDS encoding sensor histidine kinase, whose amino-acid sequence is MAFSYTVTVLLIVSALSVGIEHIVERTLHDSIDGSLKEYSQQVSQYLVSDTDTDIAEQIERLIAVINLGRQSEESVQLRLYGPDGLPLAPTISDTNIPDANPGFLKRVKRPVLQTVMLDDGSRMRVLTRPVKYGTEVLGYLQVGRSLEPVDRILARLKTILILGGAIASVSAGVLAYFLAWQALRPFSRIVEDTRKIGVDDLSKRLPADYGVLEVNRLARTFNSLLNRLEKAFESQKRFVADASHELRTPLTTIRGNAEVMLMDPNLPPDVREGLENIRGEVSRLSRLVSNLLMLARADAGQVNLTYRPVNLHDVVLDTLKQMHTSIDGLSVRLEREDQVMVSGDADQLKQVMLNLLDNAFKYTPKGGSVYVSVYAEPPWAKVEIRDTGIGIAPSELTRIFERFYRSSKAPKGAGSGLGLSIAQWVVRAHNGRITVSSKQGEGSTFTVWLPLFEGDSTYNREEERHSSAQTQSLAPNL
- a CDS encoding SDR family NAD(P)-dependent oxidoreductase, which encodes MGRRFEGRSVIVTGGTSGIGLQIATCFLKEGASVLITGRDREKGKDAETRLSSLGPCSFISADASSADDVASVMEQVVALYGGLDVLVNNAGVGLVAPISETSEDDWDRIMDVNVKGYFLHARAALPLLAERKGCMVHVASDAGVIGERMAGAYSVSKAAVIMLSRMFALDGGLLGVRSNCVCPGDTIPGMKHMTLPGGEIRPADHWHEWPLPPIGRYGTAEDVASAVAFLASDEAGFCNGAVLLVDGGMRAGFPDR